TGGTTTCTACTCGACCCTGGAACACTTGATTTACGGAATCAATGCCAATGGTTGTTGCCCCTGAAGCACATAGCTGCGAGCACGCCGCTGCCAGCTCCCCTAAGTCTGTGCTGAATGCCTGCAGCAATGCTCTAGAAGCATCGGAGGTTATCTTCACCCCGAAAGCTGCACACTCTTGAGTTATGAAGCTGAGCTTGTCGCTGTCTCGCTTGATTTCATCACAGACAACATTGAGAGCGCGCGAAGCCAGTGAGGTCTTGATCTTTCCGGCGTGTCCAACCAGGTTTGGAAGTCGGACTGCGACGAAGCAGTTCTCCACCTGATCATCGAGATACTTCGTCAGATCTTCAAGCAGGGCCTCGTGCGATCCGGTGATGATTATCAATCGCGGTTCATTGAATAGTGATGGCGCAGCAAGATTCAAAAGATCCGAGGGGGTGTAACTGCCTTCGTCAATCTCATGAATTTCCAAGTCGGCATAATGCTCACGTAGCTTTTGCTTCAAATCTCGAATCACACGAGTAGCCAAGTACGTTTCAGGGCCGGAAACGATTACCAAGGGTGCGGGTTCAACCTGGTTCCAAGAAACAGTCTTACCACTCATGACGCTAGCTTACCCGCGGTGGCAATTTGCAACTCCGAGGCAAAGTCAATACCCACCGCCCCATCTAGGTCGGTTCGCAAGTTGATCGCCCCTAGTTCTGCGGTGAGCTTGAGTGCTGATTTGGTTGGGTGACCGTAGGTGTTTCCAAGCCCGACAGAAAAGATCGCGACCTGGGGTCTGAACGCCGCATACAGCGCTGAGAACTGATCCCCTGCCCCATGGTGGGCAACCTTCACCACTCGATACTTCCGAGCATCTATAAGGGGCAGCAATATCGGCAGCAAGCTTCTCTGGGCTGACTCTGGAGCATCAGCCAGAGCGAGGACCTGATATTTCGCGCAATCAAGCAAGGTCGTGACTGATGCATCGTTACTGGAAGCGGCTGACTGTGGGTCCTTTGGACCCAACACCATCAGCGAGCAATTCCCCAGTTTGGCCCTCCCGCCGGCGACCGCCTCTTGCACAGAAGCACCGCTTCGAGCCAGAAAGTCCTCAACCACCCCGACTAATGGTCGATCATCTTCGTAACCGGAAATCAGGACATGGCTGATACTGACCTTTTCAAGACCACTTATGCCCCCGACATGATCAGCGTCAAAATGAGTAAGAACCAGAAGGTCAACTTTCGAAATCCCAGCATTACCTAGACATTTCTGAATCAACTCGGGCTCCCTGCCAACATCTATCAAGGCCGTCCTGCCACCATCGCGAATCAAGATGGCGTCACCTTGACCCACATCGCAAGCTAGAACTTTCCAGTCTTGATTCGCGACGTCAGATCGAACCAGATCCCCCGCGGATAAAGCTGAAAGTAAGGCGAAGTCAAGAACCAAAAAGCCGACTGAGAAAACTCTCGCTTTCTCTTTGAACGTGATTGTGGCGATAACGCCGAGCACAAGACCCCAAATCAGTAACTGTCCCTCGAAAGCAAAATTGAGATGAAGGCGAGTCACCTCTTGAGCGGAGAGCCTTTGGGAAATCCAGAGAATCCACTGAGTTCCAATTGTTGCCAACCAGGTTGAAAAATGTGACAGTGCGGGGCTGATGGGTGTCACTAGCACGGCCAGAATTCCCAAAACAGTAACCGGTGCTACGACGGGTTCAACCAATAGATTCGCCAGAATCGCGAATATGGGGAATCCGGGTTGGATCATCAGTATCACTGGCAAGGTAAAGATCTGGGCTGCAAGCCCCGCTCCAAGGGCAAGTGCTAGCGGTCTGGGAAGAAATCCAATCCGATCGGCAAGCGGGCGAGCCCCGAGTAGTAGTCCGAGGGTGGCGAGCACGCTCAGTGCAAATCCAAGGTCAAATGCGAGTGATTGATCGATCATCAATAGCACGGCTACGGCTATAGCCAAGGCATGAATGGCATTTGAACCCCGACCCAAGGCCAGAGCGATAAGAACAGCCAAGGCCATAGCGCCAGCTCTTAGCACCGATGACTCTGGTCCAACCAGCAACACATATCCAAGCATTGCCGATCCCGAAAGCACGAATCTGAGCCAGCGTGGAGCGGAGAGTGCACCAAGTAGAAACCAGATTGCTCCCATGACGATTGCCAAATTGGCACCGCTCACCGCTACCAGGTGAGTAAGTGACACCTCACGCATTTGGTCTTTTGCGACCTCTGAAAGCAGTTCACGCTCCCCGATTGCCAACCCTGCAACCAGTGCCTCAGGGTCCGACACGCTCCCCAGCGATCCAAGGAATGCGCTTTTCAGGTCAGATATTTCTCTGACTGTGGGGAAATGCAGCGCAAGTGATGAAGCGGGTTCCTCGAAGAGCAAGAGGATCCCCAGCCACAGGGCAACTGCAAATGCAATCACAGAGTCACTAGGTCTTTTATTTTGGCAAACATCTTCTCCCCGATGCCGCTGACCTCTCGAAGCTCACGAACATCAGAGAACGACCCGGCAGACTCGCGATATTCGATAATCCGTCCGGCCAGAGCTGGGCCCACTCCCGGCAGGGTATCTAAATCCTCAACACTGGCCCGATTGAGCGAAACCAGTCCCCCGCCAGCGGAAGATGATTGAAATTGATCTTCGGAGGCAATAATGACCTGCTCTCCATCCGAGAGGTTTCTGGCCATATTGACCGAGGACTGCACTGCATCTTGGGTAAATCCCCCCGCCACCTCGATGGCATC
The genomic region above belongs to Aquiluna sp. KACHI24 and contains:
- a CDS encoding ComEA family DNA-binding protein, giving the protein MQRLKSWLLGLDPQSRRKLLIAGFGSLLVLYLLLNQQAGAGKPEVTSTAEEIEFSGSIFVHVVGEVKEPGLYELNLGARVSDAIEVAGGFTQDAVQSSVNMARNLSDGEQVIIASEDQFQSSSAGGGLVSLNRASVEDLDTLPGVGPALAGRIIEYRESAGSFSDVRELREVSGIGEKMFAKIKDLVTL
- a CDS encoding ComEC/Rec2 family competence protein — encoded protein: MIAFAVALWLGILLLFEEPASSLALHFPTVREISDLKSAFLGSLGSVSDPEALVAGLAIGERELLSEVAKDQMREVSLTHLVAVSGANLAIVMGAIWFLLGALSAPRWLRFVLSGSAMLGYVLLVGPESSVLRAGAMALAVLIALALGRGSNAIHALAIAVAVLLMIDQSLAFDLGFALSVLATLGLLLGARPLADRIGFLPRPLALALGAGLAAQIFTLPVILMIQPGFPIFAILANLLVEPVVAPVTVLGILAVLVTPISPALSHFSTWLATIGTQWILWISQRLSAQEVTRLHLNFAFEGQLLIWGLVLGVIATITFKEKARVFSVGFLVLDFALLSALSAGDLVRSDVANQDWKVLACDVGQGDAILIRDGGRTALIDVGREPELIQKCLGNAGISKVDLLVLTHFDADHVGGISGLEKVSISHVLISGYEDDRPLVGVVEDFLARSGASVQEAVAGGRAKLGNCSLMVLGPKDPQSAASSNDASVTTLLDCAKYQVLALADAPESAQRSLLPILLPLIDARKYRVVKVAHHGAGDQFSALYAAFRPQVAIFSVGLGNTYGHPTKSALKLTAELGAINLRTDLDGAVGIDFASELQIATAGKLAS
- the holA gene encoding DNA polymerase III subunit delta; amino-acid sequence: MSGKTVSWNQVEPAPLVIVSGPETYLATRVIRDLKQKLREHYADLEIHEIDEGSYTPSDLLNLAAPSLFNEPRLIIITGSHEALLEDLTKYLDDQVENCFVAVRLPNLVGHAGKIKTSLASRALNVVCDEIKRDSDKLSFITQECAAFGVKITSDASRALLQAFSTDLGELAAACSQLCASGATTIGIDSVNQVFQGRVETNAFKITDAALSGNAAEAIRLYRHGSATGVDNVALVAALVARVRILAKLFNDPKSQSAAIGMAPWQLDKARKELSGFSEQGLIGLVDLAAQTDADVKGASREPDYSVEKLILAMSQAK